The Chryseobacterium nakagawai genome has a segment encoding these proteins:
- a CDS encoding GNAT family N-acetyltransferase, whose protein sequence is MIVNTSLKDIEAVLGLYKMASDFKKTVSGVQWPEFDQRMIETEINESRHFKITIDEKVVCVWSITFDDHQVWEEKNEDPAIYIHRIATNPNFRGQKFVEQIVEWAKQFAPQHNKLYLRMDTTAGNQRLTDYYVKCGFTYLGDKKMTDTEGRPDHYHNATMALFQLDV, encoded by the coding sequence GATAGTGAATACTTCTTTGAAGGATATTGAAGCGGTCCTTGGCTTATATAAAATGGCTTCTGATTTTAAGAAAACAGTATCCGGCGTACAATGGCCGGAATTTGATCAAAGAATGATTGAAACTGAAATCAATGAAAGCCGTCATTTTAAAATTACGATAGATGAGAAGGTGGTCTGTGTATGGAGCATTACTTTCGATGATCACCAGGTTTGGGAAGAAAAAAATGAAGATCCTGCCATCTATATCCACAGAATTGCAACTAATCCCAATTTCCGCGGACAGAAATTTGTAGAACAGATTGTGGAATGGGCAAAGCAATTCGCTCCTCAACATAATAAATTATATTTAAGGATGGATACTACAGCGGGAAATCAGAGGTTAACAGATTATTATGTGAAATGTGGATTTACCTATCTTGGGGATAAAAAAATGACCGATACAGAAGGTCGTCCGGATCACTATCATAATGCTACAATGGCACTTTTCCAGCTGGATGTGTAA
- a CDS encoding alpha/beta fold hydrolase — MRHTLIALIALLFSFIVFGQNQKTGNEYTEAREIIKDLDSIVSPDGIQERYKATIDGAQQWVYVRGQNKENPVILFVHGGPASPISPVMWMFQRPIEEYFTVVNYDQRASGKTYNANDTLSLKNTININQYVEDAIQLAELIKEKYKKKKVLLIGHSWGTIISMKAALKRPDLFYAYVGIGQIINTRDNERLSVDFAVKEATRLKNDLALKELASIAPYPGNTPITRQRIIIARKWPQYYGGLTAYRNNSRYFFQAPLLSPEYSYNDAEAIGKGSLFTLTKVLPEFLDTDFKNVKTFPIPVFMLMGRHDYTTPSEPTAQWLQNVKAPFKKGIWFENSAHLIPLEEPGKMLITLLNDVQPVCK; from the coding sequence ATGAGACATACACTTATAGCACTTATTGCTTTACTATTTTCATTTATAGTATTCGGACAGAACCAAAAGACAGGTAATGAATATACTGAAGCCAGGGAAATCATCAAGGACCTGGATTCGATCGTAAGCCCTGATGGAATTCAGGAAAGATATAAAGCGACTATCGACGGTGCTCAACAATGGGTATATGTTCGTGGCCAGAATAAAGAAAATCCTGTAATTTTATTTGTACATGGAGGACCAGCCTCTCCTATTTCTCCGGTGATGTGGATGTTTCAACGGCCTATCGAAGAATATTTTACGGTGGTGAATTATGACCAGAGAGCATCCGGGAAAACCTATAATGCTAATGATACCCTTAGTTTGAAAAATACCATTAATATTAATCAATATGTAGAGGATGCCATACAACTTGCGGAGCTGATTAAAGAAAAGTATAAAAAGAAAAAAGTGCTTCTCATAGGACATAGCTGGGGAACAATAATCTCTATGAAGGCTGCACTGAAAAGACCGGATCTATTCTATGCGTATGTTGGTATCGGGCAGATTATCAATACCAGAGATAATGAACGGTTAAGTGTTGATTTTGCAGTAAAAGAAGCTACTCGGCTGAAAAATGATTTGGCTCTAAAGGAATTAGCTTCTATAGCACCTTATCCAGGAAATACCCCAATTACGCGACAGAGAATCATTATTGCCAGAAAATGGCCTCAATATTATGGAGGTTTGACTGCTTACCGAAATAATTCCAGGTATTTCTTCCAGGCTCCGCTTTTATCTCCGGAGTATTCCTATAATGATGCGGAAGCTATAGGGAAAGGAAGTTTATTTACCCTAACGAAAGTGCTTCCGGAGTTTCTTGATACTGATTTTAAGAATGTTAAAACATTTCCGATTCCGGTTTTCATGTTGATGGGCAGACATGATTATACCACTCCATCAGAGCCTACGGCTCAATGGCTTCAAAATGTAAAAGCTCCTTTTAAAAAGGGAATATGGTTTGAAAATTCAGCTCACCTGATTCCTCTTGAAGAACCTGGAAAAATGCTGATTACTTTATTGAATGATGTTCAGCCTGTCTGCAAATAA